One genomic region from Bacillus horti encodes:
- a CDS encoding carbamoyl phosphate synthase small subunit, which yields MAKGYVVLETGEVFEGEWMGKDQETVGEVVFNTSMTGYQEILTDPSYAGQIVTFCYPLIGNYGINAVDNESTKLHAAGVIVAEDCSEPSHYQAQGTLDEHLQKAGIPGLRGVDTRSLVQSIRQKGVVKGWITTTAPDTIDAAHLEEKLAEAKGINQVPNVSVKEPTVYFNSGKHVVLMDFGYKKSILDALLAYGCKVTVMPYNTTLEQVKELQPDGVLLSNGPGDPMALEEQFVHIRDISAAFPTLGICLGHQLLALAYGAKTEKMHFGHRGGNHPVKELETGKVRMTSQNHGYVVLEEGIEETPFSITYLNVNDRTVEGLKHKALPIQTVQFHPEAHPGPSDTAYVFESFIHAMEKETERVGEMTYAVM from the coding sequence ATGGCAAAGGGATATGTAGTGCTTGAAACAGGCGAAGTGTTTGAAGGGGAATGGATGGGGAAGGATCAAGAGACTGTTGGTGAAGTTGTCTTTAATACGAGTATGACAGGATATCAGGAGATTTTAACAGACCCTTCCTATGCTGGGCAAATCGTCACCTTTTGTTATCCGTTGATCGGAAATTACGGAATTAATGCTGTAGATAATGAAAGCACAAAGCTTCATGCTGCTGGAGTCATCGTAGCTGAGGATTGCAGTGAGCCTAGCCATTATCAAGCACAAGGAACGTTAGATGAGCACCTGCAGAAGGCTGGTATTCCAGGGCTAAGAGGAGTAGATACGAGGAGCTTAGTCCAAAGCATTCGTCAAAAAGGAGTAGTTAAGGGCTGGATTACCACGACAGCTCCAGACACAATTGACGCCGCACATTTAGAAGAAAAACTAGCAGAAGCAAAAGGCATTAATCAGGTTCCAAACGTATCAGTTAAAGAACCTACGGTCTACTTCAATTCTGGAAAGCATGTTGTTCTAATGGACTTTGGCTACAAGAAATCCATTCTAGATGCTTTGCTTGCTTACGGCTGTAAAGTAACTGTGATGCCCTATAATACGACTTTGGAGCAGGTTAAAGAGCTACAGCCAGATGGTGTACTATTGAGTAATGGCCCCGGGGACCCCATGGCGTTAGAGGAGCAATTTGTCCACATTAGAGACATTAGTGCTGCATTTCCTACGCTAGGAATTTGCTTAGGTCATCAGCTACTAGCTCTAGCCTACGGAGCAAAGACGGAAAAGATGCATTTTGGTCACCGTGGAGGAAATCACCCCGTTAAGGAGCTTGAAACAGGTAAGGTACGTATGACCTCACAGAATCACGGCTATGTTGTGCTAGAGGAAGGTATTGAGGAAACTCCTTTTAGCATTACGTACCTGAATGTTAATGATCGCACCGTTGAAGGCTTAAAGCATAAAGCCCTTCCGATCCAAACGGTTCAATTCCACCCAGAGGCTCACCCAGGTCCAAGTGATACGGCCTACGTATTTGAATCGTTTATACACGCCATGGAGAAAGAGACAGAAAGAGTAGGGGAAATGACTTATGCCGTTATGTAA
- the carB gene encoding carbamoyl-phosphate synthase (glutamine-hydrolyzing) large subunit has product MPLCKELKKVLVIGSGPIVIGQAAEFDYAGTQACLALKEEGIKVVLVNSNPATIMTDPSIADEVYIEPLTVQALEQIIAKEKPDGMIGTLGGQTGLNLTVKLYEQGILEKYQVALLGTSVESIKKGEDRDLFRSLMLEIGEPIPDSTIVHSVEEGVSFVTEVGFPVILRPAYTLGGEGGGFAYNQEELEERLAKALALSPIHQVLLEKSIKGWKEIEYEVMRDDNDTCIIVCNMENMDPVGVHTGDSIVVAPSQTLSDVQYQLLRNSSLKVIRALNIVGGCNIQFALHPSSNQYCIIEVNPRVSRSSALASKATGYPIARMAAKCAIGYHLDELINPITGNTYASFEPALDYIVVKLPRFPFDKFSEADRRLGTQMKATGEVMAIDRSFEAALQKGLRSLEMKNIGLHLAAVVGFSDEELFTHIEQATDLRIFALAEALRRGTELNKLHDLTQIDFWFLEKLQHIIQLEKQLKEFSWDTVPLELLEKAKRKNMSDQQLSMIYNVPEKIIRSKWQELDWKPSYKLVDTCAAEFEAVTPYYYSTWLGKDEVPTIEGKKVLVIGSGPIRIGQGIEFDYCSVHAALALKKKGYKAIVINNNPETVSTDYTVADRLYFEPLTVEDIVHIAKKEQAIGAVVQFGGQTALNVAQALEEEGVTLFGTSLDAIDQVEDRERFYALLAKLNIDHIEGQTVFAADTLKSTAQELGYPVLVRPSYVIGGQAMFIFYHEHELEAYIQKLEKQKDERIWPLLVDRYMAGHECELDAVSDGDNIVIPGIFEHIERAGVHSGDSTTIFPPLNLSQQIKDKMIQITASIARELQVVGLLNIQFVVQNEQVFVLEVNPRASRTVPIISKIMQVPLVEWATRVQLGEKVLQLSSHVGLLPEPDYYAIKSPVFSYSKLKGVDPVLGPEMKSTGEILALGKTVTEALEKGYETLSTALHGKGKATQLKAESYAVLCSIADREKKESLPAIKHLIQLGYRIVATENTARFLKSHHIDVEEVEKSKAVIHERLKKGDVKLILNIPEQGRKLDTQGFSLRESAIREQIPCYTCLDTLTMQLDNETDANVEYRSLNEYYELITVS; this is encoded by the coding sequence ATGCCGTTATGTAAAGAATTAAAAAAAGTGCTTGTAATTGGCTCTGGACCGATTGTCATCGGTCAGGCTGCGGAATTTGATTATGCAGGCACTCAGGCTTGTTTAGCTTTAAAAGAAGAAGGAATAAAAGTTGTTCTAGTAAATAGCAATCCGGCAACGATTATGACAGACCCTTCCATTGCCGATGAAGTGTATATCGAGCCTTTAACGGTGCAGGCATTGGAGCAGATTATAGCGAAGGAAAAGCCGGACGGAATGATCGGAACACTTGGCGGTCAAACGGGCTTAAACCTAACAGTAAAGCTATATGAACAAGGAATTCTAGAGAAGTATCAGGTTGCCCTGCTAGGAACGAGTGTGGAATCTATCAAAAAGGGAGAGGATCGAGATTTATTTCGCTCTCTAATGCTAGAAATTGGGGAGCCTATTCCTGATTCTACGATTGTTCACTCTGTTGAAGAGGGAGTTAGCTTTGTGACTGAGGTAGGCTTTCCTGTTATCCTTCGTCCAGCCTATACGCTTGGAGGTGAGGGTGGTGGTTTTGCCTATAACCAGGAGGAGCTAGAGGAGCGTTTAGCCAAAGCACTTGCGCTTAGCCCGATTCATCAGGTTTTATTAGAAAAGAGTATCAAAGGCTGGAAGGAAATAGAGTATGAAGTGATGAGAGACGATAATGACACATGTATTATTGTGTGCAACATGGAAAATATGGACCCTGTAGGGGTGCATACAGGTGACTCCATTGTTGTTGCTCCTTCACAGACACTAAGTGATGTACAGTATCAGCTATTGCGCAACTCTTCCTTAAAAGTAATTCGAGCGCTTAATATTGTTGGAGGATGTAACATTCAGTTTGCTTTACATCCAAGCTCTAACCAATACTGTATCATTGAAGTAAACCCAAGGGTTAGCCGCTCTTCAGCGTTAGCCTCTAAAGCGACAGGGTATCCCATCGCTAGAATGGCAGCTAAATGTGCGATTGGCTATCACTTAGATGAATTAATCAATCCGATTACGGGTAACACGTACGCGTCCTTTGAGCCAGCCCTAGACTATATCGTAGTTAAGCTACCACGCTTTCCCTTCGATAAGTTCAGTGAAGCAGATCGCAGACTTGGCACACAGATGAAAGCTACTGGAGAAGTTATGGCCATTGATCGTAGCTTTGAGGCAGCTTTACAAAAAGGACTACGCTCCTTAGAAATGAAAAATATCGGATTGCATCTTGCAGCCGTTGTAGGCTTTTCTGATGAAGAACTATTTACTCATATCGAGCAAGCTACAGATCTTAGAATCTTTGCCCTAGCGGAGGCTCTACGCAGAGGAACTGAACTGAACAAGCTTCATGACCTAACACAAATCGATTTCTGGTTCCTAGAGAAGCTTCAGCATATCATTCAGCTAGAAAAGCAACTAAAAGAGTTTAGCTGGGATACAGTTCCACTTGAGCTATTAGAAAAAGCGAAACGCAAAAATATGAGTGATCAACAGCTCTCAATGATTTATAACGTACCTGAGAAGATCATAAGAAGCAAATGGCAGGAGCTAGATTGGAAGCCTAGCTATAAGCTGGTAGACACATGTGCAGCAGAATTTGAAGCTGTAACGCCATATTATTATTCTACTTGGCTTGGTAAGGACGAAGTGCCTACTATTGAAGGGAAAAAGGTTCTTGTTATTGGTTCTGGACCGATTCGTATTGGGCAAGGGATTGAATTCGATTATTGCTCTGTCCATGCTGCATTGGCATTAAAGAAAAAGGGCTATAAAGCCATTGTTATTAATAATAACCCGGAAACGGTTAGTACGGATTATACGGTTGCAGATCGCCTGTACTTCGAGCCTTTAACAGTAGAGGACATTGTTCATATAGCAAAGAAAGAGCAAGCAATTGGTGCCGTAGTTCAATTTGGTGGTCAGACCGCTTTAAATGTGGCACAGGCCCTTGAAGAGGAGGGCGTTACCTTATTCGGAACGTCTCTAGATGCGATTGATCAGGTAGAGGATCGAGAACGATTCTATGCTTTATTAGCGAAATTAAATATTGATCATATTGAGGGGCAAACGGTTTTTGCTGCTGACACGTTAAAGAGCACAGCGCAGGAGCTAGGATATCCCGTGCTTGTTCGACCTTCCTATGTCATTGGTGGTCAAGCGATGTTTATTTTCTACCATGAGCATGAGCTTGAAGCGTATATTCAAAAGCTTGAAAAGCAGAAGGATGAAAGGATCTGGCCTTTACTAGTCGACCGTTATATGGCTGGTCATGAATGTGAGTTAGATGCTGTTAGTGATGGAGACAATATTGTTATTCCGGGTATCTTTGAGCATATTGAGCGAGCGGGTGTACATTCAGGGGACAGCACAACGATTTTTCCACCGCTTAACCTATCACAGCAAATAAAGGATAAAATGATCCAAATCACGGCTTCTATTGCCAGGGAGCTACAGGTCGTAGGATTGCTTAACATCCAGTTTGTTGTCCAAAATGAGCAAGTCTTTGTTTTAGAGGTAAATCCAAGAGCTTCACGAACGGTACCTATTATCAGTAAGATTATGCAGGTTCCGTTGGTAGAATGGGCAACGAGAGTTCAGCTTGGAGAGAAAGTATTACAGCTAAGCTCACATGTAGGACTTTTACCAGAGCCAGATTATTATGCTATAAAAAGCCCTGTGTTCTCCTATTCAAAGCTTAAAGGAGTCGATCCAGTGCTTGGACCAGAGATGAAATCAACGGGGGAAATCCTAGCATTAGGAAAAACAGTAACAGAGGCGCTAGAAAAAGGCTATGAAACACTAAGTACAGCGCTGCATGGCAAAGGAAAAGCAACACAGCTTAAAGCAGAGTCCTATGCTGTATTATGCTCCATAGCTGATCGTGAAAAGAAAGAGTCCTTGCCAGCTATCAAACACTTAATCCAGCTAGGCTATCGTATTGTTGCTACTGAAAATACAGCAAGGTTTCTTAAAAGCCATCATATAGACGTAGAAGAAGTAGAAAAATCAAAAGCAGTCATCCACGAGCGGTTGAAAAAGGGAGATGTAAAGCTGATTCTTAATATCCCTGAACAAGGACGTAAACTGGATACTCAGGGCTTTTCACTAAGAGAAAGTGCTATTCGCGAGCAGATTCCATGCTATACCTGCTTAGACACGTTAACGATGCAGCTTGATAACGAAACAGATGCAAACGTAGAGTATAGAAGCTTGAACGAATACTACGAACTCATCACTGTAAGCTGA
- the argF gene encoding ornithine carbamoyltransferase produces the protein MVGALKGKDFLTIAEWTGEEIVDTLEFALHLKKLKKEGVPHPYLQGKVLGMIFDKSSTRTRVSFEVGMLQLGGHAIFLSSRDIQLGRGETVHDTAKVLSRYIDGIMIRTFKHAQVEELAEHADVPVINGLTDTHHPCQVLADLMTILEAKGKLKGLKLAYVGDGYNNMAHSLLEGAVKVGMNIAVASPQGYEPDQQIVQQTIEQGRHTAATVTITNSPEEAVKDADVVVTDVWTSMGQEAETQKRLADFQGFQVNEELCSNAKSDYIFLHCLPAHRGEEVTADIIDGPHSIVFDEAENRLHAQKAILAAVMG, from the coding sequence ATGGTCGGTGCTCTTAAAGGAAAAGATTTCTTAACGATAGCAGAATGGACAGGAGAGGAAATCGTAGATACTCTTGAATTTGCTCTCCACCTAAAAAAGCTAAAGAAAGAAGGAGTGCCACATCCTTATTTACAAGGCAAGGTACTAGGCATGATTTTTGATAAATCTTCTACTCGTACAAGAGTCTCCTTTGAAGTAGGCATGCTCCAGCTTGGAGGTCATGCCATCTTCCTTAGCTCAAGAGATATTCAATTAGGTAGAGGGGAAACAGTACACGATACGGCAAAGGTACTATCCCGATATATTGATGGCATTATGATTCGAACGTTTAAGCATGCACAGGTTGAAGAGCTTGCCGAGCATGCAGATGTGCCAGTGATTAATGGCTTAACGGATACTCACCATCCATGTCAGGTACTTGCAGATCTAATGACTATTTTAGAGGCAAAGGGGAAGCTAAAAGGCTTAAAGCTAGCGTACGTAGGAGATGGATATAACAATATGGCTCATTCATTGCTAGAAGGTGCTGTAAAAGTAGGGATGAATATAGCTGTAGCTAGTCCTCAGGGCTATGAGCCAGATCAGCAAATCGTTCAGCAAACAATAGAGCAAGGAAGGCATACAGCAGCTACGGTTACGATAACGAACTCCCCAGAAGAAGCGGTGAAGGATGCAGATGTAGTTGTGACAGACGTCTGGACTAGTATGGGGCAGGAGGCAGAGACCCAAAAGCGATTAGCCGATTTCCAAGGCTTTCAGGTGAATGAAGAATTGTGCTCTAATGCAAAATCTGATTATATTTTTCTACATTGCTTACCTGCTCATCGTGGTGAAGAGGTTACAGCAGATATTATTGACGGCCCTCATTCAATCGTATTTGATGAAGCGGAAAATCGTCTTCATGCTCAAAAAGCTATACTAGCCGCGGTAATGGGTTAA
- a CDS encoding argininosuccinate synthase translates to MSKQKVVLAYSGGLDTSVCVKWIQEHYGYDVIALGLDVGEGKDLQAIKDKALQVGAIKAIMVDAKEMLAKDYILPALKANAMYEGKYPLSSALSRPLISKLLVDVAKEEGAVAVAHGCTGKGNDQVRFEVSVQALDPSIKVLAPVREWGMTRDEEIEYAEKNGIPIPVNLDNPFSIDANIWGRACEAGVLENPWNEAPEAAFDWTQPISATPDEAEYVEIDFIQGVPVALNGKELPIVELIETLNELGGKHGVGRIDHIENRLVGIKSREVYENPAALILINAHKELEFLTLPREVSQFKATIDQQMAKIIYEGLWFSPLKNALDAFVDETQQYVNGKIRVKLHKGHHVVVGRQSDNSLYNEALATYSKDDAFDHNAAVGFIQLWGLPTKVFSQVNGKGQTGSVKKEQGEKEYV, encoded by the coding sequence ATGAGTAAACAAAAAGTAGTATTAGCCTATTCTGGCGGTTTAGATACATCAGTATGTGTGAAATGGATTCAAGAGCATTATGGCTATGACGTGATCGCTTTAGGATTAGACGTTGGAGAAGGAAAGGATCTCCAAGCGATTAAGGACAAAGCTCTACAAGTAGGAGCAATTAAAGCGATTATGGTCGATGCAAAAGAGATGCTTGCTAAGGATTACATCCTTCCAGCTCTTAAAGCAAATGCTATGTATGAAGGAAAATATCCTCTTTCCTCTGCCCTTTCAAGACCACTAATCTCTAAGCTGCTAGTAGATGTGGCGAAGGAAGAGGGAGCGGTAGCAGTAGCTCATGGCTGTACGGGAAAAGGTAATGATCAGGTGCGTTTTGAGGTTTCTGTACAGGCGTTAGACCCTTCAATTAAAGTGCTTGCTCCAGTACGTGAATGGGGCATGACTCGTGACGAAGAAATTGAGTATGCTGAAAAAAATGGAATTCCAATTCCGGTTAATCTAGATAACCCGTTCTCCATCGATGCGAATATTTGGGGAAGAGCATGTGAAGCGGGAGTGCTTGAGAATCCATGGAATGAGGCACCTGAGGCAGCGTTTGATTGGACTCAGCCAATCTCCGCTACACCAGATGAGGCTGAATACGTGGAAATTGATTTTATCCAAGGTGTTCCTGTTGCCTTGAACGGAAAAGAGCTACCTATCGTAGAGCTTATTGAAACCCTTAATGAGCTAGGTGGGAAGCATGGAGTTGGACGTATTGACCATATTGAGAATCGCCTAGTAGGGATTAAATCAAGAGAAGTGTACGAAAATCCAGCAGCCTTAATTCTTATTAATGCCCACAAGGAGCTAGAATTTTTAACTCTTCCACGTGAAGTTTCCCAGTTTAAAGCTACAATTGATCAGCAAATGGCTAAAATTATTTATGAAGGACTTTGGTTCTCACCGCTTAAAAATGCTTTAGATGCATTTGTTGATGAGACGCAGCAATATGTAAATGGGAAAATTAGAGTAAAGCTACACAAAGGACATCACGTTGTTGTTGGACGTCAATCGGATAACAGCTTATATAATGAAGCTCTTGCCACTTATTCCAAGGATGATGCATTTGATCATAACGCAGCCGTAGGCTTTATTCAGTTGTGGGGCTTACCAACAAAGGTATTCTCTCAAGTGAACGGGAAAGGTCAAACAGGTTCAGTCAAAAAAGAGCAGGGTGAGAAGGAATATGTCTAA
- the argH gene encoding argininosuccinate lyase has protein sequence MSKLWGGRFTKETNKLVEEFTASIAFDQLLALEDIEGSLAHVQMLGETGILPQEDVVTIKQGLLRIKDKVQQGEVEFLVEDEDIHMNIERLLIEEVGAVGGKLHTGRSRNDQVATDMHLYLRNRTLEFIDLVKAVQEAIVKQAKEHVETILPGYTHLQRAQPVSFAHHLLAYFWMFERDKERLQDSLKRINVLPLGAGALAGTTFPIQRERVAELLGFDHIYPNSMDAVSDRDFIVEFLGIASTLMMHISRLSEELVVWSSQEFQFVELDDSFCTGSSIMPQKKNPDVPELLRAKTGRVYGNLFGLLTVLKGLPLAYNKDMQEDKEGMFDTVATLDGSLRLLAPMIETMTVNTDKMKSAVQQDYSNATDIADYLAKKGVPFRDAHEVIGKIVLYAIQHKKYLLDLSMEEYQEFHAEFQEDIFSVLDPTNVVAARESAGGTGFVQVKEQLGKAIELLK, from the coding sequence ATGTCTAAGCTTTGGGGTGGAAGATTTACAAAAGAAACGAATAAGCTTGTAGAGGAATTTACAGCATCTATAGCATTCGATCAGCTTTTAGCTCTTGAGGATATCGAAGGGAGCTTAGCTCATGTCCAAATGCTAGGGGAGACTGGAATCCTTCCACAGGAGGATGTTGTTACAATTAAGCAGGGCTTGCTACGTATTAAAGATAAGGTACAGCAGGGTGAGGTCGAATTCCTTGTAGAAGATGAAGATATTCATATGAATATTGAGAGACTTCTGATCGAAGAGGTTGGTGCAGTTGGAGGAAAGCTGCATACGGGGAGAAGCCGTAATGACCAAGTAGCTACTGATATGCACTTATATCTACGTAATCGTACCCTTGAGTTCATTGATTTAGTCAAAGCGGTTCAGGAAGCGATCGTGAAGCAGGCTAAGGAGCATGTGGAAACGATTCTTCCTGGATATACGCACCTGCAAAGAGCACAGCCTGTTTCGTTCGCTCATCATCTATTGGCTTACTTCTGGATGTTTGAGCGTGATAAGGAGCGCTTACAGGACAGCTTAAAGAGAATTAATGTCTTACCTTTAGGTGCAGGAGCCTTAGCAGGGACTACGTTTCCTATTCAAAGAGAACGTGTAGCTGAACTATTAGGCTTTGATCATATTTATCCAAACAGCATGGACGCTGTTAGTGATCGGGACTTTATTGTCGAATTTCTAGGGATTGCTTCTACATTAATGATGCACATCTCTAGGCTATCTGAGGAGCTTGTCGTTTGGTCCAGTCAGGAATTTCAATTTGTCGAGCTAGATGATTCCTTCTGTACAGGATCAAGTATTATGCCACAGAAGAAGAATCCAGATGTTCCTGAGCTACTTAGAGCAAAGACTGGAAGAGTTTACGGAAATTTATTCGGGCTATTAACGGTGCTAAAAGGCTTGCCGTTGGCTTATAACAAAGATATGCAAGAGGATAAGGAAGGCATGTTTGATACAGTAGCCACTTTAGACGGTTCCTTACGCTTACTTGCTCCAATGATTGAGACAATGACAGTGAATACGGATAAAATGAAAAGTGCCGTTCAGCAGGATTACTCTAATGCTACAGATATCGCAGATTACCTAGCCAAGAAGGGTGTCCCATTCCGTGATGCTCATGAGGTCATTGGTAAAATTGTGCTTTATGCGATTCAGCATAAAAAATATTTATTAGATTTAAGCATGGAGGAATATCAGGAGTTTCATGCTGAATTTCAGGAGGATATTTTCTCTGTCTTAGATCCTACCAACGTTGTTGCTGCTAGAGAAAGTGCTGGTGGAACTGGCTTTGTACAGGTTAAGGAGCAGCTAGGAAAAGCTATAGAGTTACTTAAATAG
- a CDS encoding SurA N-terminal domain-containing protein produces the protein MKKSLLFLLLAMTLIFTACSNTSDDQNMEGDDAAQPPGEIEEGSSNDEDNGTGQDTDLNGEVAAIVNGQAITMETLEKRTQLNAINSLGADLSELDEEQQQLLYSTTLDHLIETEVLLQDSEEYKLSEEEIQAEFDSIIGQQGEDEFTEFLETYNMTEEDVKQNLAESYQIEDYFMAKYDEVTLDEGEIEAEYEAYKEEMEAAGREVSPLEDVRASIEEVGKRKKIIDSLMSSSTIEIHYESGI, from the coding sequence ATGAAAAAATCACTTCTTTTTTTACTACTAGCTATGACACTTATTTTTACAGCCTGTAGCAACACATCAGATGATCAAAATATGGAGGGAGACGACGCTGCTCAACCTCCCGGAGAAATAGAAGAAGGTAGCAGCAACGATGAAGACAATGGTACTGGACAAGATACAGATCTTAACGGAGAAGTGGCTGCAATAGTTAATGGACAAGCCATTACGATGGAAACGCTAGAGAAACGAACCCAATTAAATGCTATTAACTCCTTAGGAGCAGATCTTTCAGAATTAGATGAGGAGCAACAACAACTCCTTTACTCAACCACTCTTGACCATCTTATTGAGACTGAGGTGCTTTTGCAGGATTCAGAGGAATATAAGCTCTCAGAAGAAGAAATTCAAGCTGAATTTGACAGCATTATAGGTCAACAAGGGGAAGACGAGTTTACTGAGTTCCTAGAGACGTATAATATGACCGAAGAAGATGTGAAGCAAAACCTTGCTGAGTCCTATCAGATAGAAGATTATTTTATGGCTAAGTATGACGAGGTCACATTGGATGAAGGTGAAATAGAAGCTGAATATGAAGCCTATAAAGAAGAAATGGAGGCTGCAGGTAGGGAGGTCAGCCCGTTAGAGGACGTTAGAGCTTCCATTGAAGAAGTTGGTAAACGCAAAAAAATTATTGACTCTCTCATGTCCTCCTCCACAATTGAGATCCATTATGAATCTGGAATTTAA
- a CDS encoding phosphatase PAP2 family protein, translating into MFLSLQNFEQRVFYWCNHRIRHTFLDQLLPIITHLGGAVCTIAITLLLIVMTSGEWQAAAIQSLIALTLSHIPIAILKKLFRRKRPYLAITDVNVCKNPLQDYSFPSGHTTAIFAVVTPFIYVAPFLLYVLVPIAGLVALSRIYLGLHYPSDCIVGFLIGTWTAVLTFSLYNSFLG; encoded by the coding sequence ATGTTTCTCTCTTTACAAAACTTTGAGCAAAGAGTGTTTTATTGGTGCAATCACCGTATAAGACATACGTTTTTAGACCAGCTTCTTCCTATTATTACCCATCTTGGTGGTGCAGTATGTACAATTGCTATAACTTTACTATTGATAGTCATGACTTCAGGAGAGTGGCAAGCAGCCGCTATTCAGAGCTTAATCGCTCTTACACTTAGTCATATTCCGATAGCTATACTAAAAAAACTATTTAGACGTAAAAGACCTTATCTCGCTATAACGGATGTGAATGTGTGTAAAAATCCATTACAGGATTACTCCTTTCCATCGGGTCATACAACCGCCATTTTTGCTGTGGTCACACCTTTCATTTATGTTGCACCTTTTTTGCTCTATGTATTAGTCCCAATTGCAGGCTTAGTAGCTTTATCACGTATCTATTTAGGCCTACACTATCCCTCAGACTGTATTGTAGGTTTTTTGATTGGTACGTGGACAGCCGTATTAACCTTTTCTTTATACAATAGCTTTCTAGGCTAG
- a CDS encoding MGDG synthase family glycosyltransferase, with protein MRKKRVLILSEGFGAGHTQAAQALAASLTEQCPDVRTRVIELSSFISPVFTQKIVTLYRKTIVSHPLLFGRLYKQQGKKALRPLFQLMLHRIFYTEAAKLIHALRPDLIISTHPFPSIVISRLKRQGLKIPLCTVITDYDAHGFWVTKEAEHFLVSSDEVCEQLIGFNIPQEKIQVTGIPVHPKFWRKNNKESIKVELGLQDMPTLLMMGGGWGIVQNEELLKRVVQWREHIQLIFCTGNNEKLLTKLKNDPEFQHKNVHVLGFVKHIDMLMDAADLLLTKPGGMTCTEALAKRLPMLLYDPIPGQEEINCQHFVHKGYGKKLESLDMLDHSMHALLESYSMEERLIVPIVNKKISTYNPSASTDAIIQLLTRNIYSSAI; from the coding sequence ATGAGGAAAAAAAGAGTTCTGATTTTATCAGAAGGCTTTGGTGCAGGGCATACTCAGGCAGCTCAAGCACTAGCAGCTAGTCTGACAGAGCAATGTCCTGACGTGCGTACAAGGGTGATTGAGTTAAGCTCTTTTATAAGTCCCGTGTTTACCCAAAAGATTGTAACTCTATATCGCAAGACAATTGTTTCTCACCCACTTCTTTTCGGAAGGCTTTACAAACAGCAAGGGAAAAAAGCTTTGCGACCTCTTTTTCAGCTTATGCTACACCGTATCTTCTATACAGAGGCAGCTAAGCTCATACATGCTCTGCGTCCAGATTTGATCATTAGCACGCACCCGTTTCCGAGTATTGTGATTTCAAGGCTTAAAAGGCAGGGCTTAAAGATACCTCTTTGTACAGTAATTACGGATTATGATGCCCATGGATTTTGGGTGACCAAAGAGGCTGAGCATTTCCTGGTTTCATCTGATGAGGTTTGTGAACAGCTTATTGGATTTAATATTCCACAAGAAAAAATACAGGTAACGGGAATTCCGGTACATCCTAAATTTTGGAGAAAGAACAATAAAGAATCTATAAAAGTAGAGCTAGGTCTGCAGGATATGCCAACCCTTCTAATGATGGGGGGAGGCTGGGGCATTGTACAAAACGAAGAACTGTTAAAAAGAGTTGTGCAATGGAGAGAGCATATTCAATTGATATTTTGTACAGGAAATAATGAAAAACTCTTAACAAAACTAAAAAATGATCCCGAATTTCAGCATAAAAACGTTCACGTTCTAGGGTTTGTTAAGCATATTGATATGCTTATGGATGCGGCTGATTTATTGCTGACCAAACCAGGAGGAATGACATGTACGGAGGCTTTAGCGAAACGTCTACCCATGTTACTTTACGATCCGATACCAGGTCAAGAGGAAATCAACTGTCAACACTTTGTGCATAAGGGCTATGGAAAAAAATTAGAATCTTTAGACATGCTTGACCATAGCATGCATGCTTTATTAGAGAGCTATTCCATGGAAGAGCGTTTAATTGTTCCTATTGTCAATAAAAAGATATCAACCTATAATCCTAGCGCGAGTACAGATGCCATCATACAATTGTTAACTAGAAATATTTATTCCTCAGCTATCTAA